In Drosophila subpulchrella strain 33 F10 #4 breed RU33 chromosome 3R, RU_Dsub_v1.1 Primary Assembly, whole genome shotgun sequence, the following are encoded in one genomic region:
- the LOC119563052 gene encoding uncharacterized protein LOC119563052 yields MVLAPEVKSIVKALRGSNSCEEIAQILECDVESVVSCIRECELLEGKTATLRLPQRPKPTKAEPVVVQEEEKKREVGRPKILENRQLVEQMLANNPHYTSIDVQRELALHGIEVSRRTLQRRISEIRSKNGQQTSRSPAKEANGLSDEAKRKRLAWATAHQDWTVRDWRNIFNMDDLKFDDESSPPKEIFLDTLMGPEGSVCSDLNLLEQLMAIIQPRIQNQAPKNVGEFRAVLYDVWHSDQDMVDKIEMLYESMTWRVSAVLRNGGDQTEFC; encoded by the coding sequence ATGGTACTGGCTCCCGAAGTTAAAAGTATTGTGAAGGCCCTGAGGGGCTCGAATAGCTGCGAAGAGATAGCCCAGATCCTGGAGTGCGACGTGGAGAGCGTGGTGAGCTGCATCCGGGAGTGTGAGCTGCTCGAGGGCAAGACGGCCACGCTGCGATTGCCGCAGAGACCGAAGCCAACTAAAGCTGAGCCGGTGGTTGTTCAGGAGGAGGAGAAGAAGCGCGAGGTGGGCCGACCCAAGATCCTGGAGAACCGTCAGCTTGTCGAGCAGATGCTGGCCAATAATCCGCACTACACCTCCATCGATGTGCAGCGGGAACTGGCCCTGCACGGCATAGAGGTCAGCCGCAGGACCTTGCAGCGCAGGATCAGCGAAATACGCTCCAAGAATGGCCAGCAAACGAGTCGGTCTCCAGCAAAGGAAGCGAACGGCCTAAGCGATGAAGCCAAACGTAAGAGGTTGGCCTGGGCCACCGCCCACCAGGATTGGACAGTGCGCGACTGGCGCAACATCTTCAACATGGACGATCTTAAGTTCGATGACGAATCCTCACCGCCAAAGGAGATCTTCTTGGACACTCTGATGGGTCCCGAGGGTTCGGTGTGCAGTGACCTCAATCTTCTCGAGCAACTGATGGCCATCATCCAGCCGAGGATCCAGAACCAGGCTCCCAAGAATGTTGGCGAGTTCCGAGCTGTCTTGTATGACGTTTGGCACAGCGATCAGGACATGGTGGACAAGATCGAAATGCTCTACGAGTCGATGACGTGGCGCGTTTCGGCGGTCCTTCGCAATGGCGGGGATCAGACCGAGTTCTGCTAG
- the LOC119563053 gene encoding thioredoxin domain-containing protein 9, with amino-acid sequence MAHLLENQLFTAAKTIEQQLDQQLDRLDNLDSDDLKTLREQRLREMKDLNNKKQEWLRNGHGTYTELADEKEFFEMSKKSPNIVCHFYRDSTERCKIVDMHLKILAAKHVEAKFCKVNAEKSPFLTQRLRIKVIPTIALVKDSKTKDFIVGFSDLGNCDDFATEMLEWRIAHSGAIEYKGDLMQPPDVKRKPFINRPQKTIRGGYDSDDSDIDLDD; translated from the exons ATGGCACATCTCCTGGAGAACCAACTGTTCACGGCGGCCAAGACCATCGAGCAGCAGCTGGACCAACAGCTGGACCGCCTGGACAACCTCGACTCGGATGATTTGAAAACTCTGAGGGAGCAGCGCCTTCGCGAGATGAAGGACCTGAACAACAAGAAGCAGGAGTGGCTCAGAAAC GGCCACGGCACCTACACCGAGCTGGCCGACGAAAAGGAGTTCTTTGAGATGTCGAAAAAGTCGCCCAACATTGTGTGTCACTTTTACCGCGACAGCACCGAGCGCTGCAAGATCGTGGATATGCATCTGAAAATCCTGGCCGCCAAGCACGTGGAGGCCAAGTTCTGCAAGGTGAACGCCGAGAAGTCACCCTTCCTCACCCAGCGGCTGCGCATCAAGGTGATACCCACCATCGCCCTGGTGAAGGACAGCAAGACCAAGGACTTCATTGTCGGCTTCTCCGATCTGGGCAACTGCGACGACTTCGCCACCGAGATGCTGGAGTGGCGCATCGCCCACTCGGGAGCCATCGAATACAAGGGCGATCTGATGCAGCCCCCAGATGTGAAGCGCAAGCCATTCATCAACCGCCCACAGAAGACAATACGCGGCGGCTACGACTCGGATGACTCCGACATCGACCTGGATGACTAA